The following nucleotide sequence is from Tenrec ecaudatus isolate mTenEca1 chromosome X, mTenEca1.hap1, whole genome shotgun sequence.
tgattgtggggatgattacACAGCCCTTCTTActgtaattgaactattgaatcatatgatatgttaattatatctcaataaaactattttagaaACCCCCCAAATCTGATGTCTCCTAATATGTGTAGGTACGAACAAGTCATATTACCTTAAATGATGCAAGAGGATGTTCTGATCCCAGGAGGCATCAGTGAAAAGCAGCCAAGTTTTCATCTGGGGAAATGTGGTTACCTATAAAGTACATGTGATCTGTCACTCAACAAATGTTTTCTTAGAACCTCTAGGTAATAAAAGAAGTCCTGAGAGAAATAATTCCCATGAGTCTATATAGCTATAGTTAATgtaataaaaacatttttgttgttaggtatcattgaggcagttctaactcatagtaaccctatgtagaatagaatgaaacgctgcctggtcctgtgccatcctaacaatctttgctatgtttgagttcattgttttaACTATCATATCAATAATTGAGGGTTTTCATCTTTTCCACTGATCTATGCTTTACTAAACATAGTGTCCCCTGAGACATGATACTAAAGTTCATGTTGCCAGTACTtagaaaattaattaaaaacttaGTTAACTGCAATTTACTTTGAAATATATGTTTAATAAGTAAAATATAaattgatggatggataaatATAACATAAATTAAGTACAGTGAAATGTTAAAAATAGAATACATGGAGAAGATAGTAGAATAGAGGTGGTAGATATAGGGTCTTCATTGACAAAGTTTTTCAACTTTGATGcatatttccaaaattttaataaaatactgACACAAAAGTAACAAAATATAATCAATAATTTGTGTTCTTGGCTTAAATTTTTACACTGGAAGAAAATGTTAATGCAAAAAGATGTTTTGAGGGGAGAATTTAAGTTGCCTAGGTCTAGGAAATCATTTGGCCCAGAAGAGTACTATGCATAAAACAGTTGTGAAATgtaaaaacaaatttttaaaaattaaaataatattctgGGATACCCTATATTAATCCACAAGACAAATTTGCTGAGTTTCCGTGTGTCCTAGTCAGAAGCCCAAAAACctgtattcttccccagcacagtGTTTAGAGTGTGGAATTAAAGATGAAAACTCACTCATATTAAGCAATGAGGTTGAATCTGTAATAAAAAGCCTACCAACATAGATGGCATCAGTGGGGATTCCATCACATATTTAGAGAACTGACAACATTCCTGTTCTGACTCTTCTAAAGCAGAAAAATAAGGACTATCCCCTAGCTCTTTGTGTGAAGCTAACATTACTCTGGTACCAAAGGCATTCAAAGAAACCAcaagaaaagaaagggaaaaaaacaaatcagAAAAATATCTGCATTCTTAAAAGTACAGATTATAAAAATTtcaagaaaatattagcaaacagaaTTACACATCATGATTATGCTGTATTCCAGGAATGCAAGGttggttcaatattagaaaatcGGGCAATGTAATACTTCATATTAATAGAACAGAGGAAAAGAGCAACTTGATCATCTCTATAGATATAAAAAGGCATTTAATAAACCCAGAtatagatagattagatagatatatGCATCATAATAATACCAAATAGCAAAGACCAAATATGCcaagtaaaaagaacacaaacaaCAACCTTTGATCTCAAAATATTAAATGGAGAGTTGAAGAAACAGAGTGGAAGGATAGACAGAGTGAAGTTAGTGGGAAAATAGAGATTCATGGATTGAATACTCTGCTAGCCAACATGGAACATAAAGGCCATATGAGGATGGCATCAAGCAACTACCTGGAGTGAAGAACTCAGGAAAACCGGAAGGAGAATACTGTAAATAGAAGAGATTCTGTGAAAATAACCCTGGAAAGATAATACAAGGTGGGTAGGATATATTATGGGCAGGCAACTTTGAGAGGGTGAAGTGTGGGAGTGGCGTGGTTTAGAAAtcagaaaaccacaggaaatTGCTTCTTCCTCTGGGAGGCAGACTGAATTGTCAGAATTAGGGAGACTGTATTGTCAGAGCCTAAGGAAAGGAGAGGTAAAATAGACATGGAACACACATTTGTAGGAAAGTAAAATGGAGGAACAGAAAGGAAGGAGCACACTACAGTCCCTCTGGCAAATGCAAGAAGGGAGGGAGCTAGGAATTATTTCAAGGACCACTTGTCAGTGGTGGTGAATTACCATTTTACACAGGATTGTCTAAAATGGAAACCAAAATAAGAACCCAAAATAAGAGTACTCCTCTAAACTATTTCTCTGAGAGAGTCTTTAACTTGAACTGAAATTAACCCTCGAAGTCACCAAagtcactaaacagataaagaatATTAAGTACTGTGATCCTTCAAAAAAATCACGGAGACAAAATTATCCgtgatttaattaaaataaagattAGAATGTAAAGGGGCAGGGAAATATATTAATGGAAGTGGAACAACCAAATTGTAAAGAAATAATGAGGATGTTCACACATTGTAAAGAATGTAAACAATGTGAACAAATAATGTGTACAATTTATTGAAAGGGAACCTTAACTGCTTTACTTAGGATCATcaaaaattcaacaaaattttagTCTTTTATAaaataagagaaataaaattcCAATTGGCCAAATAACTCTGCTCTTTATCTTAACACTGGGAAAAGAATTTTTACCAATCACTAGATTGTCATCCTTGGACTGCCTACCTAGGGGAGCAGCAAATATAGGAAAATTCATTCACTTCAGTTCTAGCTGCTTGGCCACTTCCCGCATCAGGAACTGATTGGTAGTGAGATTCTTTCCATTCCAGCTTAGCTTCAGAGCATGGGAACTGTAGTAAgagggaatttttttttattaaatgattttggggggggctggtacaactcttatcacaatccacacatacatccattgtgtcaatcacatttgtacattttcccCTCATTATTCTAAAaaaattgctttctacttgagaccctggtatctgctcctcatttcgccttccttcccactcccctctcccctcccccatgaaccctcgataatttagaaattattattattctgtaatatcttgcactgtctgatgtctcccctcacccacttctccgctgtctgccTCTCAGGGGGgagaccatatgtagatccctgtaatctgttccccccctcttccccaccttccctctaccctccgggCATCACgattctcaccactgctcctgagaggttagtctgtcctggattccgtgtttccagttcctatctgtaccagtgtacaccctctggcctagccggatttataaggtagaattgggatcgtgatagtgggggtggggggagcatttaagaactaaaggaaagttgtatgtttcattgttgctacactgcaccctgactggcttgtctccttcctttaacccttctgtaaggaggatgtccaattgcctacagatgggctttgggtccttactctgcactccccctcatttacaatgataggacttttcgttctttgatacctgatacctgatcccttcgacacctcgtgatcacacaggctggtgtgcttcttccatgtgggctatgttgtttctcagctagacagctgcttgtttatcttcaagcctttaagaccccagaagctctatcatttgatagccgggcaccatcagctttcttcacaacatttgcttatgcacctgctttgtcttcagcaattgtgtcaggaagatgagcatctcagtgtgctggattattagaacaaagtgttctttttttttttttcttcaagaacAACAGCTTTTTATTTCCATCACCTGCCCGAAGGCAGGGAGGAGTGAAGGAGGCctgggagaggtgggaggaagggTCAGAAGAGGCAAGGGGTGGGTAAGGCGCAGGGatgaggaggggcagggggctCCTGCCTGCCAACGCTCACCGAGGCCTGGATGTGTCCCGGGCACAGCAGCGACTGTGGTCGTTCCCTGGGCGGGACGCTGGCCCAAGGCTCCATCTCCGGGGCAGGCTGGATGCACAGCGGCATGCACGTCCACTCCGTGGGCTCAGACGTGGCTGCCTAACACCTAAGGGGGATATGAGGGCAGGGCGGAGGGGGCACGGCAGGGCTCCGAGCCCCAGGAACACGCTGGCACTCATGCCTGCTGGCAGGGCAGAGCAAAGCCACCTGCACGCTTGGGGCGCTCCCAGCTGAGGATTTGAGTGGGGGGCTAGCCATGCTGGTGAGAGGtggagaggacagggcagggcatGAGGGCGGGCTTCCGCTCGGTGGCGACGGGCATCAGAAGGGTGCGAGGGGAGGTTGGGGCCGTGGGGCGGGGTTCTGGGAGACCCGCGGAGGCCGGCCGGGGACGCGCCCGCACTCAGACCAGCACTTAGTCGAACTGCCCGCGCTCAAGCGCCTCCTTGTGGTCGGTCCAGGACGAGGCGGGCATGCGGCTGTAGGGGTCCAGCAGGATGCGCATGCAGGGGACCATCAGCTGCACCAGCACCACGAATAGGCAGAGCACGAAGGCGAACACAGTGCGCTGCTCCGCGTCCAGGCCCGCGCCCACCAGGGGCCCGGTCGACGGCGGGAGCGGCTCCGGCTCCGGGGACAGCGTCCACGTCGTGCTCATGACTCACATCGCCGGGCGCCCTGGGCTCGACCCAGAGGACaccgaacaaagtgttcttgtgttgagggagtacttgagtaggggcccaatgtccatctgcttccttaatactaaacctataaatatatgtacatagatctatttccccatcatcatatataactatatttatatatgtatatgcctgtgtttAGATATCTATAAAAGCCTTTTACCTCttagttttttcctttatttctttttaccttccttctgtcctactatcatgttcaaccttcatttgggtttcaggaatttctcttggttacattgtccttgatccagccctgccagacctcctacatccTTCTAGTCATTCACTTTCACTCActagtccctggatttgttaacacctttCTCCATCCCCCACGCCctcgccttcccctctcccatgtcatccccttgttctctcttcaggcttgtttatcccgcctatcccatccagatagatATGCAGTGACAACAACATGCACAGACACAAGgaggagcacaatgaagcaacaatagaaaataaaaaaatagctacaacaacaccaaaaaggcaacaacaacaaccataacaaaagttcaagataaataaaatagttcaagatctattTGTTGTTCTTTCCGAGTGTTTTccaatcgagtctgatggggcgccatgcCCTGGAACCAGTCTATGTTTTATATTCCCTGTgggcttcattgctctgttccccttactgctctgttgcatgcccccagtgtctgACTTCGGTGTGCTGGGCTCAGGGCCGCACAATTCCCaccgtgtgtctccagtgttgtcccccgtggtgctatgggtcaattaggaacattgtgtctcatggtggagctggccctatggtcctctttgtactttggttgctctgagcagaaatattttcctcagggcttggtgggccagaatgtgcttcaCTCTTCCCAGTCtgcccctcattggctcctgtgtactctgatcagataaATCCCTtgccttgagctgtagctttagtgctgttctctgaagtgaattcttcggggagtgggggtgggtgtggggaaagaagggctgtccacttagttggtaatggggctggtccctcaggcctttctattggttccctgtcagtgtgttgcattcttgtcgtggagcactgggttgaagtctggccccaGTAAGAGGGAATATTGTAGAGAGCATATTCAGAGTCATGGACAAGAAGGCCATGGAAACTATTTCCCCTAAAAAAAAAGTTACTGCTTCCACATGGTGGTCCTCAAAGACCTGGGGTAGGGAAGAAAAGAAGCACATACAAGTGTGTTTCATACAATTGAattttggattgttataagatctgtaagagccctcaataaaatgattaataaacatGTATAGTTTGTTAAAATTTATGAttatatatgaaaattaaaaatacaatatAATAAGCATTCCACCTTTGTTATAAGTATAATAAAGTTACTGTTTACTAATAAGTATAGTCTATGTGCTCTGTACTTTACATATATTATCCTTAGAACAATCTTGACAGGGTAGCTAAGGATAAAAAACTTCTATGTGGAAATAGACTtgtagtgactccctgtgggtttctggactgTAATTGCTTAATAGGGTCAGAAagccctgtcccatagagttgctggtagttttgaactgctgataagATCCACGCAACATATAACTACTATGCCGCCAGGAAACAGACACAGGATAACAGCCAGTGAAACAATTGgtatttaaaattaataattaagagTTTAATGGAAGCAAGTGTCTAAGGTAACTAAGATACTTCACGACAGCTATTAGTTCAACCTCCACTTATTTGaaatttaataactcaatttaAGTTAACTTAAAGTATACATTTAGAGATAGGATAAGAGTATAAGTTAGTATATTACTAAATAAGACTTCAGAAAGACCCTAGTAAGATCACTCATACTAGGGGGATTTCAAAAGTTTATGACTAACCATTTTACCAcacacattttgaagccccttcgtgCATGACCTTATTTAaagcaattaattttttttccactAGCAAAATATATGTCAATACATATTTTGAAGTATTTCATTTTCCAGATTTTTCACTAGCTTGAACAAGTCATTTCAGTGATGAGTCTGAACTTCTATTAACACCTAAGCCTTTAATGAAGAAGTGCtactgaaaagaaagcaaattCTCTGCAGTCTGCTTATGAATAGAAAATAaatctttggggttttttaataattaaaggcACAGGAAAATTtttgcaaaaaaaattaaaacactgaAGAACTAAAGTATCTCTGCATCTCTGTAGAGAGTGCTAGTGGTCCAGTGACATGAATTTTTACCATCATCAGGTGGTACAGCTGAAAGGTCATATTCAACAGTCATTATCACTAATAAGAAAGAGGATTGTTGTTAGAGCGGATAAATGGGAGCAACACTAGAACAGATCTGCTCTACCTCCCAGATTTTatttggggaaactgaggcccagtcaAGAAACAGGCAACACCAGAGCTCAAGCGTAGACTCCTAGTCCACCAGTCATAGATTGGGATAAATATAGATTTTAAACtaactgtaaagagttccagagaTGTGAATTTGAagggaagaataaaataaatCCCCATCAAATCCCCAAAGGTAAGGTGGGAATGAGTACTTTACTGTCTTACTTCCTTTATACCATGTATTGGGCAACTgagctgtagtagttacataatttcacgtcaacttgataaataagcgtaggggtggagtctagaagtCTAAGGTGCTGGCAGCAAGAACGCTCTGGCTCATGATTCAAGAGGCTTTCCATTCTTCAATGAGAAAGATtatgctttttcccccctccaatcTCTTCAAAGCTGACATATAGCAAGACAGTTTATTCTAGATTTGTGGCTGAAATGCACACTTTAGCCTTTCATCTTCAAGTATAAAAGTTTAGTGCTCCATTACCCAATCTGTGCAATAGATATAGCTGTAAGCTCAAATCATAGAATTGAACAGAATCCCATAGCAGACACGGGAAATTTTAATTTAGGCAACAGCAAATTTAAATGTTGGAAAAGCTGGGGTGTGAGGGCATGGGTTGATTATGCTTCTCCATAAAACGTCATTAATTGGCTCACACTTTAACTGAGTCTGTTGCATGGCATTTGGAATAAGACAGATCCACATGAGACCAAGAAAGCATCATTAGATAATAGACCTAGTAATTTGGATGGTCCACCTTCAGCACAGTTCTGTTGGCTGGACCAGCAGAGGAAGATTAAACACTGCTCTGGTAAACTAAGTAAGCTTcacaaatgaaaaggaaaatgatATCTCCAGTTTGTTTTTAAGCAGACACTTTCACCTAGGGACCAATATGCACTGTTTGTGGAAGAAATAAACCAGCATTGTTTACTTCTGGCTTGATAACAATTAACTTATATTTCACTTAATTTACAGAAAAGTTTTACAAAATTTTATAGATAAGCTCTATGACTTCTGTTAGAATTTCCGTATTTCTATGAAGTTTTAATATGAAAGCAGCTGCCCTGCTACAAACTCCATGCAACGTGTTTGAGTTCtaggtttttctctttctctaaccCAAATTAAAAGTCTCTGTGGTTTTGTTAGTGTAAATTTTTCCCAAGctaaaaacaaaatttcacagctgcacactgttctcttaaatcaaccatcacaaaaaacgaggttctagcaaaattgctttcacaaaataattctctgtgaccagagagaaccttcccaggtgacaccactgggtgcactaactcagagtgagttgtttgaTGGTCGCCTActggggaaaaatgtgtactatgaaactcCCCCcagtggagttttttttttctttttgggagGCAGAAGGGGGTACCCCTTGTATAGTAGTTTTCTGGAGTCTAACAGGTGTTTAAGTGCATTAGGCTATGAAAGAGAATCTAGTCAGAGGAGATAGTCATTTCATACATTAGGTCAAACAAGAGGTTAGGGGtaaaaaaatgtttgcatttgTTAATCAGGTAAGGGAGTAAAAATCCTCTCTCCTATCGTCAACATACTTTTGCATAGAGTTATGATTCAGGGGCTCTAACCTataaagttcaaaatcaccatccactctaagggagaaaaatgaggctttctacttttataAACATTCTTGAAAATGCACAgcggcagttatactctgtcttacaagtttgctgagtcagaatcaactcaatggcagtgagttaagtttaatttacttaattttaaaatttttaatttactttAAGTTTAATTTACTAATTAATTttaagtgtgtatgtgtaaaaggcAGTGATGATGGTAACCAAAGGTTGAGCATCTAGTTACCCAGTACCAGGCACAGTACGAAGCATGGTATATCAACACCAAAGTCAATTACCACTAGCTGGCTTGAAACTGATTAAGCCACCTTCCAAATCACTTTAACTTCAGAAATTCAAGGACTAGTGATTCTTAGCTAACATGATAGTTCGTAAAACACTAGGAGTTTGAATCAGAATAACCttcaaaccattttaaaatttcactATCTTCACATTAGATCTTCTGAAGCAATTTCCTGAGTGTGATCAGAACACCTGTATTTCAAACTAGAGTTAAGCAACTTCTGATGCCCACCCCCAATTAAAAACTACAGATCTAATCTAATGTACTGTTTTTACTGGAGAGGATAAATACCTTTACATAGATACTTGGATAATTTACAGCATAACCAAGATTACATAAAAGGTCTCACAATTCTAGGTATAAACCTATCTATTCTGGGGTGATTTTTGTTAGTTGCTGacaggttgattctgacacatagtgacctcatatatacaaagtagaactgctctatagggctttcaaggctgtgatcttttggaGATCATCAGACCTGTCTTCCAATGTGTCTCTGGATAGATATGAATTAGTAGTCTAGCTGTCAACCATTTGTATCCAGGAAAGACACTGTATACTCTAGAGTAGGTATAAGAAACAATACAATAAAAATttcaaagctctttctcataactCCCCAATAACCCACTAGCAAGGTTGTTTCCTAACTACCCAACTCAAAGAGCATACCTAGTTCCTTCTTGTCTAGACAATCTTACTTCCACTCTTTACCAATGGCTCAAATAATTTCCACAGGTCTACCACTTCTTACTTAAATTATTTGATGGTCTTTCTCCACCTTATGCTTTTTTAACCCAATATTTTCTTGTGCTTAGGTtctcattcaacaatttctatacaAATGACTTATTATATTGGATACTTTCTTCACAACACATGAACAATCTcattatttatgttttgtttattGCCTTTCTGTTAATGTAGCTCCCTGACCCCTTACATTTTCATCTTGGTTTTAAAGTTATTCTTAACCATTTGGTTTCAAATGAGCACATAATTACAAGTGGTATTCATTATGTTTTTTTAGCCAATCTGTTACTAGGCTATAAGGTAATCTCCAGGGTTATTTTTCATTCAAGATTTAGAG
It contains:
- the LOC142434918 gene encoding cortexin-1-like; this encodes MSTTWTLSPEPEPLPPSTGPLVGAGLDAEQRTVFAFVLCLFVVLVQLMVPCMRILLDPYSRMPASSWTDHKEALERGQFD